The window GCGCCCCAGCTCGTCTACGCGCCCGGCGGCGAGATCGTCAGCCGGACCGCGGGACTGGGGGGCGACGATCTCGCCCTGTTCTTCGACTCGGACCTGACGGTCCCGAGCTACCAGATCGAGGCCGAAATCTACGCGTTCCCCGACCTCGAGACGTTCGTCGAAATGGTCAACGCTATGGACGTCCCCTCGAAGAGTTCGACACCCACCTCCCACTCGTCATGAAACTCGACGTTAACGCGCTCGGAACGTTCTACCGGATGGCCCGGGAAGGTGCCGGGTTGGCCGCGGGTCGGCTGACTCACATGACCGACGTCGAAACGCGGGTCGGCGTGACGAAGCTCAACTTCATGCGCGGCCGGGAGATCCGCCGTGACTTCGAGGACCCGACCGAGAAAGTCGGCGTCCGTGTCGAACTCGGCGGTGCGATCGAGGGCTACTCCATCGTCGTCTTCGACCGAGAGAACGCGCTTCGCATCGTCGAAACGCTCGTCTCCGAGTCCGATGCCGAGGAGTTCGACGAGATGAGCCGCAGCGCCGTCACGGAAGTCGGCCACATCATGAACAGCGGCTTCATCGACGGCTGGGCCGACGTGCTAGAGACCGTCATCGACGTCTCGACGCCGGAGTTCGTCGAGGGCGAGTCGGCCGACGTCTTCTTCAGCGACCTCGAGGAAGCGCCCGACGACGACGACCTCGCCTTGCTCTTCCAGAGCCACATCGAGGCCGTCGACACCGAGGTCGGGTTCAGCCACTACCTGTTCCCAGAACGGGAGTCGATGTCCCAGGTGCTCGAGCAACTTCGCGACAGCGGCGGCATCGAGTACGACAAACTCGAGGGGTTCGACCGAATGGCCGAACGCGGCGCGGAGGAGGTCGCAAAGACCGCGACGACGCTGACCGGAATCGACACGAGCGTCGAGATCCGCCGGCTCAACTTCGTCTCGCTCGAGGCGATCCCAGAGGAGGTCCCCGACGAACGGCTGGTCGGCGTCGCCTTCGAGTTCGACGGGGTGCCAAGCGGCTACCTGCTGTTCCTGTTCGACGAGGAGTCCGCCAGGGAAATCGTCGACGCGATGGTCCCGATGGCGACCGACGACGGCGACGCGGACGACGGCCCCGAGAGCTTCGACGAGATGGGGACGAGCGCGATCAAGGAACTCGGCAACATCATGGCAAGCGGGTTCCTCGACGGCTGGGCGAACGTCCTCGACACGACGATCGACCACTCGACGCCGGAGTTCGTCCACGACATCGGCACCGCCGCAGTCGACCCCGTGATCGTCCAACTCGGCGAGAACCAGGAGTTCGCGTTCGTGTTCGATACCCTCATCACGGCCGACGGGAAGGAGTTCGACTGTGAAGTGTACGCGATCCCGGACGAGGCCGACCTCGAGCGGGCATTGAACGACTTAGACGTCGGCCGGATCGAAGACGCACCGACGACCGCCGACTTTCAGGAAGTCGATAACGCATGAAGA of the Halobiforma lacisalsi AJ5 genome contains:
- a CDS encoding chemotaxis protein CheC, producing the protein MKLDVNALGTFYRMAREGAGLAAGRLTHMTDVETRVGVTKLNFMRGREIRRDFEDPTEKVGVRVELGGAIEGYSIVVFDRENALRIVETLVSESDAEEFDEMSRSAVTEVGHIMNSGFIDGWADVLETVIDVSTPEFVEGESADVFFSDLEEAPDDDDLALLFQSHIEAVDTEVGFSHYLFPERESMSQVLEQLRDSGGIEYDKLEGFDRMAERGAEEVAKTATTLTGIDTSVEIRRLNFVSLEAIPEEVPDERLVGVAFEFDGVPSGYLLFLFDEESAREIVDAMVPMATDDGDADDGPESFDEMGTSAIKELGNIMASGFLDGWANVLDTTIDHSTPEFVHDIGTAAVDPVIVQLGENQEFAFVFDTLITADGKEFDCEVYAIPDEADLERALNDLDVGRIEDAPTTADFQEVDNA